One window from the genome of Streptomyces sp. NBC_00287 encodes:
- a CDS encoding MBL fold metallo-hydrolase, whose amino-acid sequence MRADVRQVADGTYLVHGSNTNWVILSEGDAVTLIDTGYPGDREQVLASLAQVGSSPEAVAAVLITHAHNDHVGSAEFLRATYGAPVLLHEAEMPHARREFLHQVSVGQVLRNGWRPGVLPWALHALRSGGKAHVPVTAPQALAMDAPLDLPGRPVPVHTPGHTNGHCAFHLPHTGVLIAGDALVSGHPTSRIKGPHLLPDMFHHERARAMASLDLLGALEADLLLPGHGPVHRGPVREAALQARERAV is encoded by the coding sequence ATGCGGGCAGACGTGCGCCAAGTCGCCGACGGCACCTATCTGGTGCACGGCAGCAACACCAACTGGGTCATCCTCTCCGAGGGGGACGCGGTCACGCTGATCGACACCGGGTATCCCGGGGACCGGGAGCAGGTGCTCGCCTCCCTTGCCCAGGTGGGGAGTTCACCGGAGGCCGTGGCTGCCGTACTGATCACGCACGCCCACAACGACCACGTGGGTTCGGCCGAGTTCCTGCGCGCCACGTACGGCGCGCCGGTGCTGCTGCACGAGGCCGAAATGCCGCACGCGCGGCGGGAGTTCCTGCATCAGGTGTCCGTCGGGCAGGTGCTGAGGAACGGCTGGCGGCCGGGTGTCCTGCCGTGGGCGCTGCACGCGCTCCGCTCCGGCGGCAAGGCCCATGTTCCGGTCACCGCGCCTCAGGCGCTCGCGATGGACGCCCCGCTCGACCTGCCCGGCCGGCCGGTGCCCGTGCACACGCCGGGCCACACCAACGGCCACTGCGCCTTCCACCTGCCGCACACCGGCGTACTGATCGCGGGCGACGCCCTGGTGAGCGGACACCCGACGTCCCGGATCAAGGGTCCGCATCTGCTGCCGGACATGTTCCACCACGAGCGCGCTCGCGCCATGGCCTCGCTGGATCTGCTCGGCGCCCTGGAGGCCGACCTGCTCCTGCCCGGCCACGGCCCCGTCCATCGCGGTCCGGTCCGTGAAGCGGCACTTCAGGCCCGGGAGCGTGCCGTCTAG